Within the Hyla sarda isolate aHylSar1 unplaced genomic scaffold, aHylSar1.hap1 scaffold_909, whole genome shotgun sequence genome, the region ttcaaTTCTATTATGCACTGCTGAGATGTGACGTAGCTGCCCCACTCTGTACAACACTGCACTGCTCACTGAGGGGACAGGACCCGCCGAACTGAAAAAGGAGGCCTTTCTGTCATCTGGTGTAAAGATTTTTGCTACCCTAGGCCAAATCCCCACTCCGTCTCACAGGACAGATATAGGATCAGTGGTGGAACTAGTCccatgacaaaataaaaaaaaatatatatatatatatatatatatatatatatatataaattaaatctCTCTgtagggggggcgtggcttgacgcgCTCGGGACAAGTCGCATGGTCTGAGAGCTCCTGGCGGACCGCTTTATTAGAGGCCATATACACTGATATGGGAGGCAGATCGCACAGTAAAAAGCACAAGAAGAAACCTAAAAGCACCGGAGACAAACCTAGGACCATCCCGGCTTATTTTCAGCCCCTACAGACCTCAGACGCTGGACCGAGGCCTCCACCAGTGCTGCAGCCTCGATTTGGAAACGCTGCGCAGCATACAGTTTCCTCAGCTTCCGGCTCCCCGGTTAGCACGGAGCGCACAGGAGAGGAGTGCTCGCAATCGGAGACCTCAATACCCCCACTAAAGATGTCGGCAGCTACTGGAAAGCCGCACCAACCGAAGGCACCTCCTCAGACTCCACTGCCTCAACGTGATGCAGCGCGAAACCCCCCGAACACACAGCAGCACAGCATGAAGGGGTGCGTGGCCTCCTCCCAGGCCGCCATTACGCCTGCCCGGAGTGACGCCCCCCCCCTTACAAGTAAGATCTGACATGAGAGGTGAGCTGAAACTTACCCAAACTCTGTTACAAACCTCAGGAACGATCTCACAGACCCCTAAGTATACCACTATGCCAGATACTATTAACCCCATATGTACTGATCAAGCTCGGCAGTCTATCAGTACAAATATAGATGCTGCAGCTCCTCCTCAACTCTCATATCCACCCAAGTCAACCCAGACGGTGCCACAACCACCTTTAAAACCTGCTCCTCTCTCTAAGGGACTTCCATCAGCAACTACACCTAGTATCTCCGCTGAGACATATACCCACTCTAACAATATCACTAGTGATTCCCATCTACCACTATCAACCTCTCAGCAACCTGTTTCTGGTCCTCCTGCAATAAATGCTGTTGACTGGGCGGAAGCTATGGATTCAGACATCTCCCATTCTGAGGATGAGATACGAGATTCCACAGAAGATAGTGACACCCCTGAATATTGGGGCGCTAGCCCACCCGCCAAGAAGAAGTTATTCAAAACTCCACTGAAGGCGAAAACAGCCGTAGCGAAGGGTGCAGACCACTCCTCTTCAGATGAAGCTCTCATAGGCAAGAAACAAAACCTTAGAAGAGCCCGTGGAGCTGACAGACCCACCCTCACTGTTGATACGATTTCTGACTCTTCCTTACCCACCCCTGAAATGGCAACTAACACACTGAAGGACCATCCGGAACTACAGGCCTTGCTGGCTCTAATTCCGACCAAATCGGACATCCAGAATATGGCAAATGACCTGCGCCTTGCTTGGAAAAAAGACCTCAAACCGGTCAAATCAGACATCACTCAACTTAAAGACAAAGTACAATCGCTTGAGGAATTTCGTACTACTGCCTCCGCTCAGATTCAAACCCTACAGGAGGCGACTAAAAACCTCTCTCTTCACCAAGCGGCGGAAATAGATCATCTTGATGACCTAGACAATCGCAATCGGCGAAACAATATAAGAATCAAAGGACTGCCTGAATCCGTTTCCCCACAAGACATTACAACTACCTTACAAAAAATATTTAATGAAATCCTCCAGAAGCCTTTAGACACACCCCTTGAACTGGGTAGAGCTCATAGGGCTCTTAGAGCAAAAAATCCGGATCCAGCCAAACCAAGGGATATCATTTGCAGAGTGCATCACTACCTCGTGAAAGAGGACATCATGAAAAAAGCGAGATCCCTGAAGAATCTCACCTACAATAGCCATCCCATTTACTTGTTCCCGGATCTTTCCCTCCGTACCCTCAAGCTAAGAGCAGCTCTTAAACCGCTTCTGCAACTCCTGAATAACGCCCGAATTGTGTATCGTTGGGGCTTTCCCTTCTCACTAATTGCTAAGTACGATACCACTACAGCAACGCTAAGACATCCAATGGATTTACAGAACTTTCTGAATACTTTTCGTCTCCCTCCAATTTCTCTTCCGGAATGGGATAGAATGTTTCGCCTTACCTCTTATCCACCGATAGCCCAGCTTGCTCATAAACGCAATGCTCCCACCCAGCAAGACACCTAACCGATGTCACAGAAGACTTCTCTGATGAGACGCAAAACCTGATGTACATTCACCATAACCTTGTCGtcaacactacactaactttcCTTGACAACAAATACCTGTGAGGGCCATCTGGCCCAGTTTCTGTTACTTTACTATTACTTGAACGCCTTTTCCATAACCGTTGTCTGGACCCAGAAGCACCTACTGACTTGTACTTAGATATTGAGTTTGAATGTCTGTCTTCTAATGTCGCATtattcactagtgttgctcacgaatattcgcaattcaaatattattcgcgaatatcgcatattcgcgaatttgcgaatttcgcgaatatagcgctatatattcgcaattacgaatattcgttttttttttttcttttttttcacagtacacatcacagtgatcacccctctctgcttccagctagtgtggtgtaaagaaggctctaatactactgtgtgagactggcgtgcgaaaattcgcatatgctaatttccgcatatgcgaagttactcgtatgttaattttgtatatgctaatattcacatatgttaatttccgcatacgcgaattttcgtatatgcgaaaataaaacgaatataacaaatatgcgaatattcgcgaatatatgacgaatattcgtccatatattcgcgaattcgaatatggcctatgccgctcaacactattattcACCTCCGCACTTAGAAAGTGGATCTTGGTCAAATCCCTGACACATATTTTTGACTCTACTTTCTTTTACTACACACTTAGAGACCAATGCAAGAAAAAAGCACAGGGCTAACTATGACCTGTTGCCTCCCATACACTCGCTACTACAAAGAGATGGCTTTGCTTTCTCTTTAATAGTTAATTGCCTCACTGTACCCTGCAGTGGTTGTCATGGCCTACACCATGACCCATGTTCtttaagtcctttttttttttttttttttttagcggttCTAATTTTTGACCTAATTTGTTATAGCCTGTAGATTTACCCTAGCGAGACTTCTACGTTACCCCCACTAGTTGCATGATTGGACTGGTTCCAGTCTTACTATTGGCCCTTATGGCCCTTTCTTGTAGACACCGTGTACTCATTCCCTTATGGGTACTTCCTTTTTCTACTACTACACTCCCTCCTAAttcatctctccactttttcttcttttacaggaCCATCTTCCTCCAACCTAGCTTGCCGTGCAGACTGGACCGACCGGGGTGCTGTCGTGCCTGGCCCATATGGTGTCCACCTCTCCTAACCAAATATGTCGACTGATCTTAAACTTGCCTCCCTCAACATACAGGGATTTAATACGCCTGAGAAAAGAGCTCAAACACTATATTCATTCCATAGACAGAAAGTTCACATTTTGTTCCTACAAGAAACTCAATTTAAATCTGGCCATATACCTAAAATAAATAATCAATACTACACTCAATGGATTCATAGCACCAACCCGGACTCCCGCTCAAAAGGGACGTCTATAGCCTTCCATAAATCCCTCCCAATCTCTATCACATCTTCCCATACTGATCCGAAATCCCGATATATCTTTGCGAACTGTGAGATTCTGGGATCAGAGATACACATTCGCAAACATATATGCGCCCAATAGATCTCAGGTCCCCTTTCTAATTAAGACGCTAAACGCCCTGTCCGACTTTGCCACTGGCCCGATTTTCTTGGGGGGTGATTTCAACCTTCCACTCTTCCCCCACATAGACACTTCAACGGGCCATTCACTGCTCTCTCACAGCAAACTCCGAGCCTTGAGAAAGAAACTACATGATCTTCAGCTTAGTGACATATGGAGATCCCTTAACCCTCAGGACAGGGATTATACATTCTACTCTAATGCACGAGGCACATATAGTAGAATAGATTATTTACTATGCTCACATCACTTACTCCATACGATTTTACGGTCTCAAATAGGCAATATAGCTATCTCAGACCACGCTCCGGTGTTTTGCTCCATCTCGCTACCGGCTTTTGCCAGACCTCGCCCCACCTGGAGGCTTAATGAGACCCTCCTTTTGGATACACTATGTCTCCAAGACCTTAAGACGACTGTCTCCCACTTCTATGCAGACCATGCCTCTGATGCTTCCTCTCCTCTCACCAAATGGGAAGCTCTAAAGTGTGTCCTGAGGGGTGTCTTCATTAAACATGGGACGAGATTGAAGAGGGAAGCATCGGCAAAATTTCACTCCTTACAAACACAGTTACAGTCGCTTGAGTTTCTGCACAAACGTACACAACAAGATATGGTCTTCAGAGACATTATTAAAGTACGCACAGACTTACTATCGCTTATGAACAATTCACACAAACAATTGACAGGAAAGTTATTTTATGAATGGGGTAACAGATCGGGCAAGTTGCTGGCAAGAGCTCTCAAAAATAAGAAATCCTCTCTTTTTATCCCGGCAATTAAAGATCCGAATGGAATCCCCTCTTATTTGACACCTGACATTTTGGAATCCTTCCATAAATATTACTCTTCGCTATATAATCTCCCCAAGCACGGTTCTACCTCTCCCACTAACCCTGAGACTCCGTCTCTATCACAGTTTATCTCTGACACTGCACTGCCTCGATTATCTATCGATGCAATTCGGGCAATGGAGGAGCCATTCTCGCAAGTAGAGTTGTTTGATGCTATATCTACCATGCCTGCAGGTAAAAGCCCAGGCCCTGATGGCTATACAGCCAAGTTCTATAAGATCTTGCGGGAAGATGTGGCCCCCTCGTTGCTCGAGGCATTTAACTCCATGTCTAACTCCCCTAACATTTCCCCGTCCTTTTTGAGAGCATATATAACTGTGATCCTTAAAGAGGGTAGGGACCCGCTTCTATGTCCTAGTTATCGTCCCATTTCTCTACTTAATTCGGACACCAAATTGTACGCTAAATTAATCGCTAATAGATTGTCCCCGTACGTGCCTTCCCTAGTCCACCTGGATCAAGTCGGCTTTGTGCAAGGCAGAGAGGCGAGGGACAATACCCTTCGTACCTTCTCTTTGATACATCAAGCACGTGCGCAGAGATGCCCGTTCTTCCTCTTGTCtctagatgccgagaaggcttttgaccgggtggactgggaaTTCATGTTTGCCTCTTTATCTCAAATAGGTATAGGTCCCAACATGCTCTCCCGCATACAAGCACTATATACAAGCCCCCAGGCTCAGATTAGGATTAACGGGCATCTCTCCTCCCCGTTGCATATTGGAAATGGCACGAGGCAGGGTTGTCCCCTTTCACCGCTACTATATGTTATCTGCATGGAACACCTGTTAATAGCTATACAAAATAACCCAAATATAAAGGGGATTGCTCTGCCCTCGGGCCATCACAAGTGTGCGTCGTTTGCAGTGACTTGTTGCTCTACCTCTCTTCACCACTTACATCTCTCCCTTCTCTATTGTCCACGATCAAAACATTCTCAGCTCTCAGTAATTATAAATTAAATTCATCAAAATGCGAGGCACTCAACATTACTTTGTCCCAGACAATGGTTCGCTTACTGCAGACCTCATATCCATGCAAGTGGCAACATCACTCGATCACTTATTTAGGAATTCAAATACCATCACTTCATACGGAAACTTTTAAACTTAACTATGCACCACTCTTACAAGCGTTGCGAGCGGATCTATCCAAATGGGAAAAGAAAGACTTCTCCTGGATAGGAAGAATAAACATCCTTAAAATGAACACTCTACCTCGCCTCCTATACCTATTTTCCACAATTCCTATAGCCCTGCCCCGCACTTTTTTCAAAGAATTAATCTCCCTACAGAATAGCTTTGTATGGAATCGTGGACATACCAGACTGGCGAGACATGTGCTGGTCAGGAGAAAAGATGAAGGAGGACTAGCCCTCCCCGATTTCCACTCTTACTACTTAGCGACTGTACTCAATCGAGTTCTAGACTGTTTTCTTCATGTCTCTGATAAGCAATGGTTACAGATAGAACGGGACATTACAGGGAGTGACCTTAGATCAATCCTGTGGAGCCCCCCAATTAAATTGGCTAGGGGAACCATCAAGTATTATCCACCGGTTCTGACTTCTATTAGTCAGGCAACCAAAATGTATCTATTTcggacacccctctacaccccagaTGGACCCTTAATGCCTTTATTCCACAACTCAATATTTCCTCCCACACAATCTCACTCCTCGTTCCTATCCTTTAAGGCCAGGGATTATGTTACATTTCGATCTCTCTTGAATGATACATCTCTGAAACCCCTCTCAGTAATCATAGACGGGACAAACCCAACCACGGCCCACCTTTTCCAATATTCTCAACTCACACATTTCTATGCCTCCGCTAAAAACATCTGGAAACTTCACAGACCTCTAACTGACTTTGAGAAACTGTGTACAAGAAGCTCTCAGCTGTCTCATGTAATAAGCTTACTTTACCCTCTCTTACTTAGGAGGACGACATCCAAACCTCTCCCATTCAAAGTGGGTTGGGAAAGGGACATGGGCCACGCAATCCCAGATTTAGCCTGGACACAGACCCTGCTACGGTGCCATAAAACCTCTGTGTCATGTAAAACCCACAAAATTAACTATAAAATCCTTTCCAGATGGTATAGGGTCCCAACGTTACTGGCTAATATGTACCCGGGAACATCGGATTTGTGCTGGAGATGCACTGGTGATAGAGGCACCATGCTGCATATATGTCTCTCATGCCCTAGACTAACTTCTTATTGGTTGAAGGTTTTAGACATTATTAAACGTATCACATCGGTGGGTCTCCAGCGCACACCTGAGACTCTTTTATTATCGATTTTTCCAACATCGCTACCCAAGAACACTTCACGTCTAATCTCATTCCTGTTGATAGCGGCCAGAGCTGTTATCCCGAGGTTGTGGAAGTCGGTCTCGGTACCTTCAATCTCCTCTTGGCTACTTGACATATCTAAATTACATAGAATGGAGGAGCTGATGGCCGACTCTCCCAGCCAGCTAGCCAGGTATACTGCGATCTGGTCACCTTGGCTAACCTTTGTATCCTCCCCGGAATATGAGACTCTGTATCTTGCCAACTGATATACAAACACCCATTAGAACCCCTGTCTATACCCAGTGTACTACCCTTTTCCTATCAACATGTATTTGGACATGTACACTTCTATTATACATACCCTTTTTTTTCCTGTGAGCACTGGGCGCGACAGTGATTCCGGTGTGGTTTGGCCTGTGCGGTAAGTTCTTGATATGTCTTCCATGGTCCCTTCTTCTTCCATGTAACTCTTCTTTTGTATCCCCTatgccccccccctttttttctcttcTACTTACCCCTACGTCTCTACCCacctttcttttcctttccttcTCTTTTAGTTAAGTTAAGTTTACAATGTCATTTAATTCGCCAGACTGCTTGATACCACAAGTTTTGACCTTACCTCTCATTTACCCCATTTTGATTCCGATTAGATACAATACGGGATCTCGTAGAAGCTTTTTCATTATGGTATCTAAAGATTATCACTACCTAGTTAAGAGAGGCATTCTCTGAACAGACATTAGTCCCCACCATGTATATTGTAACAATACCTAGATAGTTACATGACTGGCAGTCTGTTACAAAGAGAGTATTTTCTACACATACTATGCTATGGGCAAATTATTATGCAACTCTCCTGTTAAATGATTATTGTGTTTTTGTTATAATGCACATTATTCTAAAACTGAATAAActtttatttggaaaaaaaaaatctctctgtAAGGTTAACATAGCTAAGACAGTCTTCTACAGGAATTCATATCAGTCACAAAATCGGTtctgcgctctaggcggctgcctagttTGCCTAGTGGCAGTGCCGACCCTGCTTTATATCATCACTATCAACATTACAAAAAGTGTGAGAAGCATAGCTAGAGACTTTTATATCTGCCTTCAAAGATTCTAAAAGGGAAAGTGACCAAATCATCATCACACCCACATTCTATAGAACCTTGCGCTATAAAGGGATCTGAATTCTGCACAGTAAGGCCGGGTTCCCACCACAGAAGGAACGGACAGAATTTTTATTAGAGATCCCGAAGGTGGTACTATGACTGTgtggactgcaatgcatttcttagCAGATACGCGGAAAACAAAATGTTTATGCACCCTGCCATGTCATTAAAAGGAGAAGTTGTTAAGTTAGGGACTCACTTGAATCAGGTGACCGTGAAGTGACGAGTTGGCTTGTACAGTTTGAGTGAAATGTATAGTAACACTTGATTGTtctattgcttctcagcacaagtaTGGGAATTACAATGTATGACATGTGAATGTGCAGCCATCACTTCCCCTCCCCCTTAAACTtggacccccccccaaaaaaaaaaaaaataataataataataataataataataataattaaaaataatcatttttaaacttttttttaactttttttgtttatttcaccctataattttctcttttttttggctTTGCTGTAGACTTAGTAGTAAAGTGaaggatgccattacaaagtgtaGTTGGTCTCACAaataacaagccttcatatgggtctgtagatgaaacatTGACAGAgatattgattattatttttttagtgaaaagttaaaagagaaaacaaatatataaaaaaaaatacagcatcaTTGAGGGGTTAATGTAAAAAGGAGATtagaaaaataattataaaaaaaaaaaatacatatttctaTTAAACACTATTACAATCAAATTAATTAAGGGCTAAAATTATAGCAGAATGAGAAAAGAAACTTGGCCAAAATTAATAACTTTATATTGAACTTCGCTGAAATCTGCTCTGCGGCCACTAGATGGCAAAAGACACTGTTCAACACTTTTCCTTTCTCGCCTGAATCCCTAGAAGAGGCTGCACTGTACTTTGTCCCCACCTAGTGGTAAGGCTGAAGAATGTAAAGActattcaaaagttttttttcttgtacTGTGTTCAGCTACCACAACATGGCAGTAAATAGTTTTCTATGTAACCCAATATATTATACCGTGTAGGAGACCGATCGTAGGAACGAGCCCCGGCAGGAGATGACATTTAGGAATGAGAGTGAAAAGACCAATTAATCAAAGTAACATCAATGAACTTAATAGAACTAAATATGATGATTGACGCTACAAAGAGAACATTTGGATGTAATTAATTAAGAGTTCGTTAGTATCTAATTTCATAGGTAAATATAGGTCAATGACGATGTAGGATGAAAGAGAACGGAGACAATATGCGAGAGATCAGAATGGACATAGAATGGTGACTGCAgtgtaattatatataatatatacagtcccAGCCATTACACACCGCAGTCTCCGTACAGATATAAAACAAGAAACAGAACATGTGGACACTAAAGAGTTAACACGGTACGGAGCTATAGTCCTGATACATAGTATCGATTGGCTGATACCGGAGCTTTGGTGATTTCTCTCCTCTTCCTCTATATAAGAACAGGAGATGTCAGGACGGGCCCTGGTGATTATTCCCGGTCACTGTATACGGAAAGTGCCGGCATCCGCAGCCTGAGAATGAGCCGCCTGAACATGAGATCACATAACACGGGACAAGTGTCTTCTCTCCCAGAGCGGAGAATTACAGGGTGAGCGGGAAATTCAAAATCACCAACGATTCTGTGTTCAGCCAATCaaaagagaagggggaggggccgGTAATGTAAATTCAGTAAAAGGAAACGCCCATGTGGACGTCATCTTGTTACAGTTTTCCTTCTGGTCCGCACATGTGCTATATAAGCTAGGACTCCGCGCCTCAAACATTATTCATTCAATTCTCAATCAGCAGGATGTCAGGACGCGGCAAAGGAGGAAAAGGTCTCGGTAAGGGCGGAGCCAAGCGGCACAGGAAGGTGCTCCGGGATAACATCCAGGGTATCACTAAGCCTGCTATCCGCCGTCTAGCTCGCAGGGGAGGTGTGAAGCGTATTTCCGGCCTCATCTATGAAGAGACTCGCGGTGTCCTGAAGGTTTTCCTGGAGAACGTCATCCGTGACGCCGTCACCTACACCGAGCACGCCAAGAGGAAGACCGTCACCGCTATGGACGTGGTGTACGCCCTCAAGCGCCAGGGCCGCACTCTCTACGGCTTCGGAGGTTAATTCTGCTTCTACTCTGCTCCATCTCACCAACCCAAAGGCTCTTCTCAGAGCCGCCCACATGTTCTATGGAAAGGCTACAATTCCTTGTGTTTACACTGCTGTGTGTTATCGGAGATCTGTCGTAGTGTATTGTCCTTGTCTGTACAATTATCGTGGTTAAGATATAGAAGCTGCATATTGAAGAGGAAACCCGATTTTGGGATTTGCAAGGATTTTATCTCGATGGCCCGAGCTGTGGCTCCGGTATATGGTGCTCAAAGTGTTTAGTTTAGTAGCTCCGTAGTTTCCTTTGCTGTAAATATAGATCGGCCGATGTGTTCAGTGTCGGGGGAACTAGTAGCAGATCAGGTGGGAGATGTGATTCTATACAGAGCGATGAATATAATAGATGTGGAGACTCCTTCCCCTAAACATGTGGAGGGACCGTAGTATAACATTACATGGCCCAGATTATGATCGCTGCCCGGGAGTTCTGTACTAACACTACAATGCGGAGAATACATTACTAGCCGACACCCGCTTCCCTCCTCTTTCTCGCCGGATCATGTTCTATATTGCGGCATCTCTCCTCTCCTGGCGGCCCGAAGACTCCCGAAGCCCGGTCAGAGGTGACAGCTCCAACAAagagatataattcaggatcctgGAGATAAATATCTGTCACTCCTCACCCTAATATACAAACCTTCTACATTACATCACTTTATATGTTATATCGAGGACAATGCAGATGTATTTATTTGTTCTAGATCCCCTTAGGACACTTATATCTGGTATAGGATAAGCAGGGTGTATAAGAGCAGCTGAAATTATTGTGCTGTGTTATTATAAGTTTTAGTCACCATCCACAGTTGTATCTATTTGCGCCTCTGTAACTTGTATCAGCACCTGGGAAATACTTGTTACTATTTGGTAACATGTAAAGATTAGAATACAAAGCTCTCACCACCAGGTGTCGCTATTGTAACACaatgtatctgatctgtataAACTAACGATTTATACTGCTGCGACAGACGATCTATGGATAGATATAAGGAAACAATTAATTTACCAGAGACTTGGGGGTTAATGTAACCCTTTAGTTAATAGGTTGTGCACATGGTGTTTTATCCATCTGGAGAATTATTGGGCTTATTTCTTGTAAACGTAATATAAAGCCAATGGAGACTAAATATGGGGGCGCTCTACTATAGTGCACCGTGTAAGCGTATATAGGGATTGGGACTAGTGAAGCAgagagcgctccggggactgaaggGGAAAGAGCATAAATAACGAGGGACAATGAAGGGTTAACTTTGTAGGTGGAGCAATAACCCCGATAGTTTACGCTCATTGGAGATTTTGACTTTCTCGCTTAGTCTCGTCCCTGTACACGTGATTACATTGCTGGCTGCACCTCAAAATCCATATGTAGAAACTGTACCCGTCCCCcttagtgagggtagcggggatggaGTGAGGAGGAAACGGTCCTTGTGCTGAGGGTCACAATCTGCTATAGGAAGTTttctggtagtttttttttttttaataaaagtgaaggTGTCCAATCCCTCTCATACTGTTAATGAAAGAAACGTATCAGTTCTACTATAACCCCGTATAAAGAACATGTCAAATCTAATCCTTATCAGACAAGATCAGCGGTGCCAGCTCTGTAGTAGACAATGTggtggctcttagaagagcctttggtgTTCAGGATGGGTCTGGGATGAGCGGCGATCACTTGCTCTTGGCCGCTTTGCTGCTCTCGGTCTTCTTGGGCAGCAGCACGGCCTGGATGTTGGGGAGGACGCCTCCCTGGGCGATGGTCACCCCACCCAGCAGCTTGTTCAgctcctcgtcattgcgcacggccagctgcaggtgacgggggatgaTGCGGGTCTTCTTGTTGTCCCGGGCGGCATTACCGGCCAATTCCAGAATCTCAGCGGTTAAATACTCCAGCACAGCGGCCAGGTATACGGGAGCACCGGCGCCCACCCTCTCGGCGTAGTTCCCTTTGCGGAGAAGCCTATGTACACGACCGACGGGGAACTGGAGTCCTGCCCGGGATGAGCGGGTCTTTGCCTTAGCCCGAACCTTTCCTCCTTGTTTGCCGCGTCCAGACATAATGATAAGTAAACCGTAAAACGCTCAAAAGAAGCCTCTCTGTGATGTAAccgtaatttcctttctgctgctTTTTATAGGTTCCTGCTCCGCCCTCCGGCTCCTGTGATTGGGTACATTTGAATCCAGCCAATTGTGACGAGAATTAAAGAGACACCAATAAACTGCACTGGGCGGGGCTTATGACACtcccacaggtcacatgatttgctcCTCCAGTAGAACAGCGAGCAGACAGCAGTTCTCATTTGCATGGGCTGCCTATAAATACGGCTGCAGTGGGAGGAGGAAGCATCATTATTCTCTCTGTTTTAGTGAAGAAGTATTGTGACTGAGCATCATGCCTGATCCCGCCAAGTCTGCACCAGCGCCCAAGAAAGGCTccaagaaagccgtgaccaagacTCAGAAGAAGGACGGTAAGAAGCGtaggaagaccaggaaggaaaGCTATGCCATCTACGTGTACAAGGTGCTCAAGCAGGTCCACCCTGACACCGGCATCTCCTCCAAGGCCATGGGCATCATGAACTCCTTTGTGAATGATATCTTCGAGCGCATCGCAGGGGAAGCCTCCCGCCTGGCTCACTACAACAAGCGCTCCACCATCACCTCCCGGGAGATCCAGACCGCCGTGCGCCTGCTGCTGCCTGGAGAGCTGGCCAAGCACGCCGTGTCCGAGGGCACCAAGGCCGTCACCAAGTACACCAGCGCCAAGTAACCTGCTCCGCCTCCTGCTGTCaccccaaaggctcttctaagagccaccCACATTGTCTAGAATAGAGCTGGTGCTTCTCCTGTCTGTATTCCCCGTATTCTCTTCTGTATATGTGGCCGCTATTCTGTCAGTACAGTCTATTGATACTATATATATTCTGCTCCGGGATCGGGTGAGATCAGAGCGGCGGCTGCggttctcactgactgcagggtgTATAttctcctgtggtggagcggggggcGCTGTAGATCAGTTCTCTATAGTTTCCCTTTTGACATTTGGTCAGTGTAACTAAATCTCATCCACCCGTAGTCTCCGATTATCCCTCCTATACTCCCCATGGTCTGTACATAACCGGTGTAATGAATAACACTTTCTGTAGAGGAATGTGATCCTCCGCACAGGGCCGGTTTTCTGCTTTATAGCCCTCACTTCATCCCCGCTCCCTCTCAGGTCAGGACCGCGGAACAgaattcccgtcctc harbors:
- the LOC130349072 gene encoding histone H4; its protein translation is MSGRGKGGKGLGKGGAKRHRKVLRDNIQGITKPAIRRLARRGGVKRISGLIYEETRGVLKVFLENVIRDAVTYTEHAKRKTVTAMDVVYALKRQGRTLYGFGG
- the LOC130349066 gene encoding histone H2A type 1, producing the protein MSGRGKQGGKVRAKAKTRSSRAGLQFPVGRVHRLLRKGNYAERVGAGAPVYLAAVLEYLTAEILELAGNAARDNKKTRIIPRHLQLAVRNDEELNKLLGGVTIAQGGVLPNIQAVLLPKKTESSKAAKSK
- the LOC130349067 gene encoding histone H2B 1.1; this translates as MPDPAKSAPAPKKGSKKAVTKTQKKDGKKRRKTRKESYAIYVYKVLKQVHPDTGISSKAMGIMNSFVNDIFERIAGEASRLAHYNKRSTITSREIQTAVRLLLPGELAKHAVSEGTKAVTKYTSAK